The sequence TGATCGCACGGCGATGGAAACAGGTTTAGCCGGAACCGACGATTATCTCGATCAGTGGCAGTGGACGGAGAAGCGGGAACGTCCCGGCGAACCGGAGGATATTCTAAACGCACTTGTAGAAGAACTTGAGGCAGAACATAACGATAAGGCGCAAAAACAAAAAGGATCGTAAACACTACCGTCACCGGCTGAAAAAGCAATATATAAATCAGAACAGTAGAAAGGAATTTT is a genomic window of Candidatus Poribacteria bacterium containing:
- a CDS encoding virulence factor, with translation MAMYQILYWKDIPAQVRVFEGRKPISRQMPKRFQVEIDRTAMETGLAGTDDYLDQWQWTEKRERPGEPEDILNALVEELEAEHNDKAQKQKGS